Proteins from a genomic interval of Heteronotia binoei isolate CCM8104 ecotype False Entrance Well chromosome 5, APGP_CSIRO_Hbin_v1, whole genome shotgun sequence:
- the CANX gene encoding calnexin, translating to MRLNWLLCAALLLVGTSSIQAHEDEFDHGDDDDAIDVEDDLDDGVEELEDLKHEPSTPPPPPKVTYKAPVPTGEVYFAENFDKGTFAGWVLSKAKKEDTDDEIAKYDGKWEIQEMKETKLPGDKGLVLLSRAKHHAISAKLTKTFVFDTKPLIVQYEVNFQNGIECGGAYVKLLSKSSELNLDQFHDKTSYTIMFGPDKCGEDYKLHFIFRHKSPKTGKYEEKHAKRPDADLKNYFTDKKTHLYTLILNPDNSFEILIDQNVVNSGNLLSDMTPPVNPPQEIEDPNDQKPEDWDERAKIPDPDAVKPDDWDEDAPAKIPDEDAVKPEGWLDDEPEYIADPDAEKPEDWDEDMDGEWEAPQIANPKCESAPGCGVWQRPMIDNPSYKGKWKPPMIDNPNYQGIWKPRKIPNPDFFEDLEPFRMTPVSALGLELWSMTSDIFFDNFIICGDRAVADDWGNDGWGLKKAADGAAEPGVVGQMMAAAEERPWLWVVYILTVALPVFLVILFCCSGKKQPSAAEYKKTDAPQPDVNEEEKVEEKDKGEAEEDEEEISEEKPEVKQKTDGDAGTASQEEEEEEEEEEEEEEEEEARKPTVEEDETANRSPRNRKPRRD from the exons ATGAGACTAAACTGGTTGCTGTGTGCAGCATTGCTGTTAGTTGGAACCTCCAGTATCCAGGCACATGAAGATGAATTTGACCATGGTGACGATGATGATGCAATAGATGTTGAAGATGACCTTGATGATGGTGTTGAGGAGTTAGAGGACCTGAAACATGAACCCAGTACTCCTCCTCCGCCCCCAAAG GTAACCTACAAGGCCCCAGTCCCAACAGGAGAAGTTTATTTTGCTGAGAACTTTGATAAAGGAACTTTTGCAGG GTGGGTTCTTTCCAAAGCTAAGAAGGAAGACACAGATGATGAAATTGCCAAATATGATG GCAAATGGGAAATACAGGAGATGAAAGAAACAAAACTTCCAGGGGACAAAGGGCTTGTGCTGTTGTCCCGGGCTAAACATCATGCAATCTCTGCCAAACTTACCAAGACATTTGTCTTTGATACCAAACCCCTCATTGTGCA GTATGAAGTAAACTTCCAAAATGGGATTGAATGTGGTGGTGCATATGTGAAGCTGCTTTCCAAATCTTCTGAACTGAACCTG gaTCAGTTCCATGACAAAACTTCCTATACAATAATGTTTGGCCCTGATAAATGTGGGGAAGACTACAAATTGCACTTCATCTTTCGGCACAAGAGCCCAAAGACTGGCAAATATGAGGAGAAGCATGCAAAGCGTCCTGATGCAGACCTGAAGAACTACTTTACAGATAAAAAGACTCATCTTTATACATTGA TTTTGAACCCAGACAACAGCTTTGAAATCCTCATTGATCAAAATGTTGTAAATAGTGGGAATCTTCTGTCTGATATGACTCCTCCTGTGAATCCTCCACAAGAGATAGAGGATCCAAATGATCAAAAGCCAGAGGATTGGGATGAGAGAGCCAAGATTCCTGATCCAGATGCTGTTAAACCAGATGATTG GGATGAGGATGCTCCTGCTAAGATTCCAGATGAGGATGCTGTGAAGCCAGAAGGTTGGTTAGATGATGAGCCAGAATACATTGCTGACCCTGATGCAGAGAAACCAGAAGATTG GGATGAGGATATGGATGGAGAGTGGGAGGCACCTCAGATTGCAAATCCGAAATGTGAGTCAGCCCCTGGTTGTGGTGTCTGGCAGCGGCCCATGATCGACAATCCCAGCTATAAAGGCAAATGGAAGCCTCCCATGATTGATAACCCTAACTACCAG GGCATCTGGAAGCCCAGGAAGATTCCAAACCCAGATTTCTTTGAAGATTTGGAGCCTTTCAGAATGACTCCTGTTAGTGCCTTGGGGCTTGAGTTATGGTCTATGACTTCTGACATATTCTTTGACAACTTCATCATCTGTGGAGATCGGGCAGTGGCCGATGACTGGGGAAATGATGGATGGGGTCTAAAGAAGGCAGCTGATGGTGCAGCTGAG CCTGGTGTTGTGGGTCAAAtgatggcagctgctgaagaGCGTCCCTGGCTTTGGGTGGTCTACATCCTGACCGTGGCTCTGCCTGTGTTTCTTGTCATCCTCTTCTGCTGCTCTGGAAAG AAACAACCAAGTGCTGCAGAGTACAAAAAGACTGATGCCCCTCAGCCCGATGTAAATGAGGAAGAGAAGGTAGAAGAGAAAGACAAGGGAGAGGCAGAGGAAGATGAGGAAGAAATCAGCGAAGAAAAACCAG AAGTGAAGCAGAAGACTGATGGTGATGCAGGAACTGCaagtcaggaggaggaggaagaagaggaggaggaagaagaggaggaggaggaagaagaagcaagaaaaccaACTGTAGAG GAAGATGAAACTGCAAATAGATCCCCCAGAAACAGAAAACCAAGAAGAGATTGA